ATGATCGCGCTGTCGACACAGCGCATCTGGCGCCCCTGGCTCACCAACCGTTCGCGGGCAACCGCCTGATCCCGCGAGGACTCACATGTGGATTAGCTACCTGATCGAAATCCTGCTCGTCGCCTCGCTCGCCGTGAGCGTGAACCTGCTGGTCGGCTACGCCGGCCAGGTGTCCGTGGCGCATGCCGCCTTCGCCGGCATCGGCGGCTACACCATCGGCTATCTCGTCACCGCGCACGAGTGGCCGTACGCCCTCGCGATCCTCGCGGCCGTCGCTCTCGCGGGCGCCGTGGGGGTGCTGCTGGGTCTCGTCGCGCTCGGACTGTCCGAGGAGTATCTGATCCTCATGACGCTGGTGTTCTCGCTCGGCCTAATTGGAGTGATTGCCGGCGTCGATGCGCTCGGCTCGAGCCTCGGCATCACGAACATCAGGAATCTCGACCTGCTCGGGTGGCAGCTCGACGACCAGTTGGACTGGGTCATCCTGGCCGCACTCGTGCTCGCGCTGGTGTTCTCCGTCTGCTGGCGCATGGGCCAGTCACCGTACGGTCGGGTGCTGAAGGGCATCCGCGAAGACGGGCTCGCCACGCAGTCGCTTGGCAAGAACGTCTTCCGCTTCAAGGTGGTCGTCTTCGCGATCACCTCGGCGATGGCCGGCTTGTTCGGCGCGGTCTACTCCGGCTGGCTGGGGCTCGCCACCCCCGGCGCGTTCGGTTTTCCGTTCGCGATGACGATCTTCGCCATCGTGATCTTTGGAGGCAGAGCCAACCTCCTCGGATCGGTGCTGGCCGCCGCGGTGTTGACCTTGGTCGAGCCGGTGCTGCGCTTCGTGGTCGCCCTCGACTCCTCGACGGCATCGCTCGTGCAGCTCGCGATCTACGGGGCGGTGTTGATCGTGTTCATGATCGTGCGGCCGCAGGGCCTGCTGCGCGAACGCCGGCGGCGGGTACCGGTGCCGGCGGAAGCCGTGATGGCGGATGCCGCGAGAACGGACGCTGTGACGACGGATGCCGTGACCCCGGATGCCGCGGCGCCAATCCCTCCGGCGTACGCACGCGACGTCGAAGCACCACCGGCCGGCGGTTGGGCGGAGCAGCCCGTGACACTCGAAGCTGTTGGAGTGAGCAAGAGTTACGGTGGAATCCACGCCGTGAAGGACCTCGACATCCGCTTGCGCAAGGGCACGGTCACCGCCCTGGTCGGCCCCAACGGGGCAGGCAAGACCACCACCTTCAACGCGCTCACCGGATTCGTGGTGCCCGAGCAGGGAAGCGTCATGCTCGGCGGCATCGAACTGGTCGGCAAGAAGCCGGACCACATCGCCCGGCTGGGGCTGGTGCGCACCTTCCAGGATGTTCGCCTGTTCCCCCGCGTCAGCTGCCTTGAGAACGTGATGATCGCCGTTCCCGATCAACATGGGGAGCAGCTGGGCGACCTGTTCGTTCCCGGCACTCGGGTCTCCCGGGGAGATCGGGACGTCGCGGAGAAGGCTCTGCGTTGGCTGGACTTCGTCGGGATGGCCGGGCGCGCTGATATCGCTGCGGCCGAGATCTCGTACGGCCAGTCCAAGCTCGTCTCGCTGGCACGGGCGCTCGCCACGGAAGCCGATGTGCTGCTGCTCGACGAGCCGGCCTCCGGAGTCGACGGCGCCTGGGTCGACGTGATGCTCGGCATCATCGACGCAGTGCGAGCCGAGGGGCGCACCGTCTGCCTCGTCGAACACAACCTCGAGGTGGTGCGGCAGCTGGCCGATCACGCGTACTTCATGGAACTCGGACGGATCACCGACGAGGGATCCGTCGATCAGCTGATGAGTTCCCCACGACTGGCGGAGGCATACTTTGGCGCACAGTAACCCGAGCGGAATGCTCACCGGCGACCGAACCACCGACGCTCCCCGGCTGCTCAGCGTGGAGGGATTGCGTACCGGCTACGGGCGCAAACAGGTGGTGCACGATGTCGGGCTGCACGTCGCGGCGGGGGAGATCGTCGGCCTGATGGGCCACAACGGCGCAGGCAAGACCACTCTGATCCGCGCGGTGCATGGACTGCTGCCGGTACAGGGCGGCCGTGTGCTGGTGGACGGAGCCGACATCAGCCGCGGCTCGGTTGCCGACTCGATCCGACTCGGGCTCGCGCTGATCCCCTCGGAACGGTTCGTCTTTCCCGACCTCAACATCCGCGCGAACCTGCTGCTCGGTGCGGTGAACGCCCGGCGGGGCACCGACCGTGACGCGCAGCTCGCCTTCGTTGAGGCGCTGTTCCCGATACTCGCCGACCGCGCCACCCAGCTCGCCGGGTCACTGTCCGGCGGGCAGCAGCGGATGGTCAGCCTCGGCATCGCGCTGATGGCCAAGCCGAGGCTGTTGCTGCTCGATGAGCCATCGCTCGGCCTGGCGCCGAGCGTGGTCGAACAGATCTTCGGCACCCTGCGCCGTCTCGCCGACACCGGCGAGATGGGCATCCTGCTGCTGGAACAGAACGTCAAGCAGTCGCTGACCATTTGCGACCGAGTGTACGTGATGCGGTCCGGGTCGCTGATCCTTGACACGACCGCTGCAGAGATGCGCACCCGGGAAAGCTACTGGGACCTGTTCTGACGGTGGGTGCCGCAGAGACCGCGCTCGCCGACCTGGTCGCCAACCGTGACCGCGTCTGGTCGGCGCGCGCCGGTCAGCTGGCGGATGCGGCGATCGCCGACACCCTCGCCGTCGGGCTGGTCGGGCTGAGCGAACCGCAGGTGGGCATCGCGCGCGCGACCCTTCTGACCAGCGCACAGCCGGATGCCGTGCCGACGTGGTCGCCAGCAGAACAGTATTCGGTGCCGGATGCCGCGTTCCTGCTGGGCGTTGCCTGTCACAGCCTGGACTGGGATGACTACATGCACCCGATGCACGGCCATTGCAGCGCCGTGCTGCTGCCGGTGGCATGGCTGCTGACCGAGCAGCGCGACGGATCAGGAGCCGACCTGACCGATGCCTACCTGACCGGCTACCAGGCGAACTATTTGGTCAGCCAAGCGCTGGGCCACGCCCACTACCGGCACGGCTGGCACGCCACCAGCACGGTCGGCACGATTGGGGCGGCCGCGGCCGCAGCCCGACTGCTCGGGCTGGACCAGCAGCAAGCCGGGCATGCGCTGGCGATCGCCGCCTCGTCGG
This Salinibacterium sp. ZJ450 DNA region includes the following protein-coding sequences:
- a CDS encoding ATP-binding cassette domain-containing protein — translated: MWISYLIEILLVASLAVSVNLLVGYAGQVSVAHAAFAGIGGYTIGYLVTAHEWPYALAILAAVALAGAVGVLLGLVALGLSEEYLILMTLVFSLGLIGVIAGVDALGSSLGITNIRNLDLLGWQLDDQLDWVILAALVLALVFSVCWRMGQSPYGRVLKGIREDGLATQSLGKNVFRFKVVVFAITSAMAGLFGAVYSGWLGLATPGAFGFPFAMTIFAIVIFGGRANLLGSVLAAAVLTLVEPVLRFVVALDSSTASLVQLAIYGAVLIVFMIVRPQGLLRERRRRVPVPAEAVMADAARTDAVTTDAVTPDAAAPIPPAYARDVEAPPAGGWAEQPVTLEAVGVSKSYGGIHAVKDLDIRLRKGTVTALVGPNGAGKTTTFNALTGFVVPEQGSVMLGGIELVGKKPDHIARLGLVRTFQDVRLFPRVSCLENVMIAVPDQHGEQLGDLFVPGTRVSRGDRDVAEKALRWLDFVGMAGRADIAAAEISYGQSKLVSLARALATEADVLLLDEPASGVDGAWVDVMLGIIDAVRAEGRTVCLVEHNLEVVRQLADHAYFMELGRITDEGSVDQLMSSPRLAEAYFGAQ
- a CDS encoding ABC transporter ATP-binding protein; translated protein: MLTGDRTTDAPRLLSVEGLRTGYGRKQVVHDVGLHVAAGEIVGLMGHNGAGKTTLIRAVHGLLPVQGGRVLVDGADISRGSVADSIRLGLALIPSERFVFPDLNIRANLLLGAVNARRGTDRDAQLAFVEALFPILADRATQLAGSLSGGQQRMVSLGIALMAKPRLLLLDEPSLGLAPSVVEQIFGTLRRLADTGEMGILLLEQNVKQSLTICDRVYVMRSGSLILDTTAAEMRTRESYWDLF